Proteins co-encoded in one Juglans regia cultivar Chandler chromosome 16, Walnut 2.0, whole genome shotgun sequence genomic window:
- the LOC109019611 gene encoding low affinity inorganic phosphate transporter 4-like — protein MSLAVLQALDSARTQWYHITAIIIAGMGFFTDAYDLFCISTVSKLLGRLYYYDPSTGTPGKLPVNVNNVVVGVALIGTLTGQLVFGWLGDKLGRKRVYGITLVIMVICAICSGLSFGAGAKSVIGTLCFFRFWLGFGIGGDYPLSATIMSEYANKKTRGAFIAAVFAMQGVGIIFAGLVSMILSKIFLRYCQEVGPFKVDHLLSTQPSADYLWRIVLMLGAFPALLTYYWRMKMPETGRYTAIIEGNAKQAAADMGRVLDIEIQAEQEKLSQFNAANNYPLLSREFFRRHGLNLIGTTSTWFLLDIAFYSQNLTQKDIFPAVGLIKKDVELNALREVFETSRAMFVVALFGTFPGYWFTVYFIEKLGRFIIQLVGFFMMSAFMFIMGLQYQYLKNHGTTFAALYGLTFFFANFGPNSTTFVLPAELFPTRLRSTCHALSAAAGKAGAMVGAFGVQNYTLDGNVNDIKKAMIFLAFTNMLGFFFTFLVSETKGRSLEEISGEDGGGNTRHGCNRPTVTQTTPEEYRN, from the coding sequence ATGTCTTTAGCTGTGCTCCAAGCCCTCGACTCTGCTCGCACACAATGGTACCACATCACCGCCATCATCATTGCTGGAATGGGGTTCTTCACAGATGCATACGACCTTTTTTGCATCTCCACGGTCTCAAAACTCTTGGGTCGACTTTACTACTACGACCCTAGCACAGGGACGCCGGGAAAGCTTCCCGTTAATGTTAACAACGTTGTGGTTGGTGTTGCCCTAATTGGCACTCTAACAGGTCAACTAGTCTTCGGCTGGCTGGGTGACAAACTTGGCCGTAAAAGGGTTTATGGTATCACTCTAGTTATCATGGTAATTTGCGCCATATGCTCTGGCCTTTCTTTCGGTGCAGGTGCAAAATCTGTTATTGGAACGCTTTGTTTCTTCAGGTTCTGGTTAGGATTTGGCATTGGAGGAGATTACCCCCTCTCTGCCACGATCATGTCTGAATACGCCAACAAAAAAACTCGTGGGGCATTCATCGCCGCAGTGTTTGCAATGCAAGGTGTGGGGATTATATTCGCAGGCCTGGTCTCCATGATATTGTCAAAGATCTTCCTTCGCTACTGTCAGGAAGTCGGCCCATTCAAAGTGGATCACTTGCTTTCTACACAACCAAGTGCAGATTATCTATGGCGGATTGTGCTTATGCTAGGAGCTTTTCCGGcactcttaacttactattgGCGAATGAAAATGCCCGAAACCGGTCGATACACCGCCATAATCGAAGGGAACGCAAAACAAGCAGCTGCTGATATGGGAAGGGTTCTTGACATTGAAATTCAAGCAGAACAGGAGAAGTTGTCTCAATTCAATGCTGCAAACAACTATCCGTTGCTCTCTAGGGAGTTCTTTCGGCGGCACGGTCTTAATTTAATAGGCACCACGAGCACATGGTTCCTGTTGGACATAGCCTTTTACAGCCAGAACTTGACCCAGAAGGATATTTTCCCGGCCGTGGGTTTGATAAAGAAGGACGTGGAACTTAATGCTCTCCGAGAAGTCTTCGAGACATCGCGTGCTATGTTTGTCGTTGCATTGTTTGGTACCTTCCCTGGTTACTGGTTCACCGTGTACTTCATCGAGAAGCTGGGTCGTTTCATCATCCAACTTGTCGGTTTCTTTATGATGTCTGCCTTCATGTTCATCATGGGTCTTCAATACCAGTACCTCAAGAACCATGGCACAACCTTTGCAGCTTTGTACGGCCTAACTTTTTTCTTTGCTAATTTTGGGCCAAACAGCACCACCTTCGTGCTTCCAGCTGAATTGTTCCCGACCAGGCTGAGGTCGACATGTCATGCTCTAAGTGCGGCGGCCGGGAAGGCCGGGGCAATGGTTGGAGCATTTGGGGTGCAAAATTATACTTTGGATGGTAACGTAAACGACATTAAGAAGGCCATGATATTTTTGGCATTCACCAACATGTTGGGCTTTTTTTTCACGTTCTTAGTTTCCGAGACCAAAGGACGCTCGTTGGAGGAAATATCGGGAGAAGATGGCGGCGGTAACACAAGACATGGCTGTAATAGACCCACGGTGACTCAGACCACTCCTGAAGAGTACCGGAACTAA